A region from the Nonlabens sp. YIK11 genome encodes:
- a CDS encoding transglutaminase-like domain-containing protein, which translates to MALKYQIIYHSKNTYESPLKEALWQFLIIPENNESQSIHQYTFENSEAVPYQESVDGFGNKTLKLRVKKPIHSIEFTARIELVKEDQNPFAAVKPTDPTADFKALDQLVFKVDHESFLTPTELTTIPKQFQELFKMDRSTTVFQNLLELTKWSFNYFTFKTEVTTTESTITEILTKKQGVCQDFTHVFCGMARLNGIPARYVSGYLHQDNGLVGDLQMHAWVECFIPGNGWIGFDPTNNLMAAGNHIKVTHGRDYKDCAPIKGVVYLSGNGSNETTYTVRVKTVEEFAAGRIFNKIQTQSQEQNYKQDQILMKQMQWQQQQQQ; encoded by the coding sequence ATGGCCCTGAAATATCAGATCATTTACCACTCTAAAAACACCTATGAGTCGCCATTAAAAGAGGCCTTGTGGCAGTTTTTGATCATTCCGGAAAATAATGAATCACAGTCCATCCATCAATATACTTTTGAGAATTCTGAAGCAGTGCCTTATCAGGAATCTGTAGATGGATTTGGTAATAAGACGCTCAAATTGAGAGTTAAAAAACCTATTCATTCCATTGAGTTTACCGCTCGTATTGAACTGGTCAAAGAAGATCAAAATCCCTTTGCCGCGGTAAAGCCTACAGATCCTACGGCTGATTTTAAAGCGCTTGATCAACTGGTGTTTAAAGTGGATCATGAATCTTTTTTAACTCCAACAGAGTTGACCACGATTCCAAAGCAATTTCAAGAGTTATTTAAAATGGATCGGTCCACAACGGTTTTCCAGAATTTATTGGAATTGACGAAATGGTCTTTTAATTATTTCACTTTCAAAACAGAAGTCACCACAACAGAATCCACAATCACTGAGATATTAACCAAGAAACAAGGTGTTTGTCAGGATTTTACACATGTTTTTTGTGGAATGGCAAGATTGAATGGCATACCAGCGCGTTACGTTTCGGGTTACTTACATCAAGATAATGGACTGGTAGGTGATTTACAGATGCACGCTTGGGTGGAATGCTTTATTCCTGGAAATGGTTGGATAGGTTTTGACCCTACCAACAATCTTATGGCCGCTGGAAATCATATCAAGGTGACGCACGGTCGTGACTATAAAGATTGTGCGCCTATTAAAGGAGTCGTTTATTTATCTGGTAATGGGTCTAACGAGACCACTTACACCGTACGCGTAAAAACTGTAGAAGAATTTGCCGCAGGTCGAATATTCAACAAGATCCAAACACAATCCCAGGAACAGAATTACAAACAGGACCAGATCTTAATGAAACAAATGCAATGGCAGCAGCAACAGCAGCAATAG
- a CDS encoding alpha-E domain-containing protein: MLARVANNLFWMGRYIERSEHIARFLNVNYFSSLDAPSEKSQSRQRVLRSSLFMANTIVVDQETILDEKEVLFDIGLNTASDFSIINAVKNARENANSARDVISTELYESLNKFYHAVLNYDVEFYKNKGLFDFTVLVTESSAILREKIRGTLFHDEIYAIIMLGISIERAIQVSRIIHAKYKDALVSQNSNNDLNNSYEWITLLKCIESHDMMRRYYKKAPNCKNVLEFLVLHPDCPRSIMNSLNRTGRHIDEISQEKLPTKGSAAYLIGKTQAKYKYLQVESIEKDIEKHISEIQNTLYQVANTVEKEYLHY; the protein is encoded by the coding sequence ATGTTAGCACGCGTTGCCAATAATTTATTCTGGATGGGCCGCTATATCGAGCGCTCAGAACACATCGCCCGATTCTTGAACGTCAATTATTTCTCGTCACTGGATGCGCCCAGCGAGAAATCTCAATCCAGACAACGAGTCCTGCGATCTTCCTTGTTTATGGCAAATACCATCGTAGTGGATCAGGAAACCATCCTGGATGAGAAGGAAGTATTGTTTGACATAGGTTTGAATACCGCATCTGATTTTTCCATCATCAATGCCGTAAAAAATGCTCGTGAAAATGCCAACAGTGCTCGCGATGTGATTTCTACGGAGTTGTATGAATCTCTAAATAAATTTTATCATGCGGTGCTCAATTATGATGTGGAGTTCTATAAAAATAAAGGGCTGTTTGATTTTACTGTTTTGGTTACCGAGTCTTCGGCGATCTTAAGGGAAAAAATACGAGGTACATTATTTCACGATGAGATCTATGCCATTATTATGTTGGGAATAAGTATTGAAAGAGCGATTCAAGTGAGCCGCATCATTCATGCCAAGTATAAGGACGCGCTGGTCTCTCAAAACAGCAACAATGATCTGAACAATAGTTATGAATGGATCACACTATTAAAATGTATTGAGTCGCATGACATGATGCGTCGTTATTACAAAAAGGCACCTAATTGTAAGAATGTGTTGGAGTTTCTGGTACTTCATCCAGATTGCCCGCGATCCATTATGAATAGCCTGAACAGAACAGGTAGACATATTGATGAAATCTCACAGGAAAAGCTGCCAACCAAAGGATCTGCTGCCTATTTGATTGGAAAAACCCAAGCAAAATACAAGTACCTCCAAGTGGAAAGTATCGAGAAGGATATTGAAAAACACATCAGCGAGATCCAGAATACCCTGTACCAAGTCGCCAATACTGTAGAGAAGGAGTACCTACATTATTAG
- a CDS encoding circularly permuted type 2 ATP-grasp protein, whose product MIQSNHPIFSNYERAPETYDEIFDKDGNVKEVYKKLFDIYSEHSVDDFATLNNKAKSSFFNQGITFQVYGGKETKEKIFPFDLFPRIIDAKEWDHIERGVLQRSKALNHFLYDIYHDKKIIKDGIVPLEMISSSTNYLNQMNGIEPPGGIYNHISGTDLIKHSDGEYYVLEDNIRCPSGVSYVICNRTALKKALFGVFDEYQTFTVTDYAQNLLEIMETVKPLGVDQPNCVVITPGIYNSAYYEHSYLAKAMGVELVEGRDLFVENDFVYMQTINGPERVDVIYRRIDDQFIDPMEFKPDSTLGVPGLFSAYRKGNVTLVNAPGTGVADDKAVYTYMPEIIKYYLDEEPILNNVYTYHCSRPEELKYVLENIDKLVIKPVDEAGGYGISIGNKLTKAEIEEVKKTIQASPRKYIAQPIMSLSVHATYIEDANSFEPRHVDLRTYTILGKDKEFVLKGGLTRVALQKGNLIVNSSQGGGSKDTWVLKP is encoded by the coding sequence ATGATCCAATCTAATCATCCGATTTTTTCTAACTATGAAAGAGCTCCCGAAACCTATGACGAGATCTTTGATAAGGATGGAAACGTAAAGGAGGTCTACAAAAAGCTCTTTGATATTTACAGCGAGCACAGTGTGGACGATTTTGCCACCTTGAACAATAAGGCAAAATCCTCTTTCTTTAATCAAGGCATCACGTTCCAGGTATATGGTGGGAAAGAAACCAAAGAGAAAATTTTTCCTTTTGATCTCTTTCCCAGAATTATTGATGCTAAGGAATGGGATCACATCGAGCGCGGCGTGTTACAGCGCAGCAAGGCGCTCAATCATTTTCTCTATGATATCTATCACGACAAGAAAATTATCAAGGATGGTATCGTCCCCTTGGAAATGATCAGCTCCAGTACAAATTATCTCAATCAAATGAATGGGATAGAGCCACCTGGTGGCATCTACAACCATATTTCTGGAACAGACCTGATCAAGCATAGCGATGGTGAGTACTATGTGCTCGAGGACAACATACGTTGTCCATCTGGCGTGAGCTACGTGATTTGCAATCGCACTGCATTGAAAAAGGCTTTGTTTGGTGTTTTTGATGAATACCAAACGTTTACCGTGACAGATTATGCGCAGAACCTTTTGGAGATCATGGAGACTGTAAAACCTTTGGGCGTGGACCAGCCCAATTGTGTGGTCATCACGCCAGGAATTTATAATTCGGCATATTATGAGCATTCCTATCTCGCCAAAGCTATGGGCGTGGAGCTTGTGGAAGGTCGTGATCTTTTTGTAGAGAATGATTTCGTTTACATGCAGACCATCAATGGACCAGAACGTGTGGATGTGATCTACCGCAGGATTGATGACCAGTTTATCGATCCCATGGAGTTCAAGCCAGATTCAACATTGGGTGTTCCCGGTTTATTTTCGGCTTACCGCAAGGGCAATGTGACTTTAGTAAACGCACCAGGAACCGGCGTTGCAGATGATAAAGCGGTGTACACTTATATGCCAGAAATCATCAAATATTATCTTGATGAAGAGCCTATTCTAAATAATGTGTATACCTACCATTGCAGCCGCCCAGAAGAGCTGAAATATGTTTTGGAAAACATTGACAAGCTGGTCATCAAACCCGTGGACGAGGCTGGTGGATACGGCATTTCCATAGGGAATAAACTGACAAAGGCTGAAATTGAAGAGGTCAAGAAAACCATACAGGCCAGTCCGCGCAAATACATCGCACAGCCCATCATGTCGCTGTCCGTTCACGCTACCTATATAGAAGATGCCAATTCATTTGAGCCGCGACACGTCGATTTGCGCACATACACGATTCTAGGTAAGGACAAGGAATTTGTGCTCAAAGGCGGCTTGACCCGTGTGGCCTTGCAAAAGGGTAACTTGATTGTGAATTCCTCACAAGGTGGCGGATCAAAAGATACCTGGGTTTTAAAACCATGA
- a CDS encoding methylmalonyl-CoA mutase family protein: MQDQTPYIPVNKVRIVTAASLFDGHDAAINIMRRIIQSTGCEVIHLGHDRSVEEVVNTAIQEDANGIAMTSYQGGHNEYFKYMRDLLVEKGAGHIKIFGGGGGVILPSEIEELMEYGITRIYSPDDGRAMGLQGMINDLVKQCDVPVPAFAKANLNGELLQNHVPTIARLISLAENRHEDFVKHFNEADKTEKQAPVLGITGTGGAGKSSLVDELIRRFLIDFPEKNIGVISVDPSKRKTGGALLGDRIRMNAINNDRVYMRSLATRQSNLALSKHVQEAVDVLKAANYDLIILETSGIGQSDTEILEHSDVSLYVMTPEFGAATQLEKIDMLDFADVVAINKFDKRGSLDALRDVKKQYQRNHNLWEADPETLPVYGTIASQFNDPGMNALYEALMTEVTEKTGADFSSTNELNKAQSEKIFVIPPSRTRYLSEIAESNRSYDQTAEVQSKVAQKLFGIYQTILTLVEQNENVSSSGSREQFITEKGLNEEEILKQVQDDKEFIELLIAQFNKTLKDLDPYNWEIITTWDEKVNRYKQPIYEFQVRDKVIKIETHTESLSHKMIPKVALPKYTAWGDILKWCLQENVPGEFPYTAGLYPFKRTGEDPTRMFAGEGGPERTNKRFHYVSLGMPAKRLSTAFDSVTLYGNDPGLRPDIYGKIGNAGVSICCLDDAKKLYSGFDLSHAMTSVSMTINGPAPMLLGFFMNAAIDQNCERFITENGLGDKVEAKLKEIYDDNNVERPSYLNAQGEKVYSKNGQVDTSKLPEGNDGLGLMLLGLTGDQILEPADYTKIKAETLAQVRGTVQADILKEDQAQNTCIFSTEFALRLMGDVQEYFIEEKVRNFYSVSISGYHIAEAGANPITQLAFTLANGFTYVEYYLSRGMDINKFGPNLSFFFSNGIDPEYSVIGRVARKIWAKAMKNKYGANERAQMLKYHIQTSGRSLHAQEIDFNDIRTTLQALYAINDNCNSLHTNAYDEAITTPTEESVRRAMAIQLIINKELGLAKNENPIQGAFIIEELTELVEAAVLEEFDRITERGGVLGAMETMYQRSKIQEESMHYEMLKHTGEFPIIGVNTFLSSKGSPTVLPAEVIRATEEEKQAQIATKDNLHSAFAKAQQEQLSNIQQAAVEQGNIFEHLMEATKICTLGQITEALFEVGGQYRRNM; this comes from the coding sequence ATGCAAGATCAAACGCCATATATCCCAGTAAATAAAGTACGTATCGTTACTGCCGCCAGTCTTTTTGACGGTCATGACGCTGCAATCAATATCATGCGTCGCATCATACAATCCACGGGTTGTGAAGTGATCCACTTGGGCCACGATAGAAGTGTGGAAGAAGTCGTCAATACTGCCATTCAAGAAGATGCCAATGGTATTGCCATGACTTCCTATCAAGGTGGTCACAACGAATATTTCAAGTACATGCGTGATTTGCTGGTAGAAAAGGGCGCTGGCCACATCAAGATTTTTGGTGGTGGTGGTGGTGTGATCCTGCCATCAGAAATTGAGGAATTGATGGAGTATGGTATCACGCGCATCTATTCGCCAGACGACGGTCGTGCCATGGGATTGCAGGGAATGATCAATGATCTTGTGAAGCAGTGTGATGTTCCTGTTCCCGCTTTCGCGAAAGCGAACTTAAACGGAGAATTATTGCAAAACCACGTGCCGACGATTGCAAGGCTCATATCGCTGGCCGAAAACAGACACGAAGACTTCGTAAAACATTTTAACGAAGCCGATAAAACCGAAAAACAAGCACCTGTCCTAGGAATCACGGGAACTGGTGGTGCGGGAAAATCATCATTAGTAGACGAATTGATACGTCGTTTTCTCATCGATTTCCCTGAAAAAAACATAGGTGTGATCTCTGTAGATCCATCAAAGCGCAAGACTGGTGGCGCCTTATTGGGTGATAGAATACGCATGAATGCGATCAACAACGATCGTGTTTATATGCGATCGCTAGCGACACGCCAGTCCAATCTGGCTCTTTCTAAACACGTGCAGGAAGCTGTTGATGTTTTAAAGGCGGCCAACTATGATTTGATCATTCTTGAAACCAGCGGTATAGGGCAAAGCGATACTGAAATCTTGGAGCACAGCGATGTGTCTTTATATGTCATGACACCAGAATTTGGTGCGGCGACACAACTGGAGAAGATCGATATGCTGGATTTTGCAGATGTGGTGGCGATCAACAAATTTGACAAACGTGGCTCACTGGATGCCTTGCGCGATGTTAAAAAACAGTACCAACGCAATCACAACCTTTGGGAAGCAGACCCTGAGACCTTGCCAGTTTATGGTACCATCGCAAGCCAGTTCAACGATCCTGGAATGAATGCGTTGTACGAGGCCTTGATGACTGAGGTCACCGAGAAAACCGGAGCCGATTTCAGCTCTACAAACGAACTTAACAAAGCACAAAGCGAAAAGATCTTTGTGATTCCACCATCGAGAACACGCTACCTGAGCGAGATTGCAGAAAGTAACAGATCTTACGATCAAACCGCTGAAGTTCAGTCAAAGGTTGCCCAAAAGCTATTTGGTATTTATCAAACGATACTTACGCTAGTTGAACAAAATGAAAATGTCAGTTCGAGCGGCAGTCGAGAACAGTTCATTACAGAAAAAGGTTTAAATGAAGAAGAGATCCTGAAACAAGTTCAGGATGACAAAGAATTCATAGAATTGCTCATCGCCCAATTCAACAAAACGTTAAAAGACCTGGATCCCTACAATTGGGAAATCATCACGACTTGGGATGAGAAAGTAAATAGATACAAACAACCTATTTATGAGTTCCAGGTAAGAGATAAAGTCATCAAGATTGAAACGCATACAGAGTCACTTTCCCATAAAATGATTCCTAAAGTAGCGTTGCCTAAATACACTGCTTGGGGCGATATTTTAAAATGGTGCCTGCAGGAAAATGTGCCTGGAGAATTTCCTTATACCGCAGGATTGTATCCGTTTAAGAGAACAGGAGAAGATCCTACCAGAATGTTTGCCGGTGAAGGTGGACCAGAACGTACCAACAAACGTTTTCACTATGTGAGTCTTGGGATGCCGGCAAAACGTTTGAGTACCGCATTTGATAGTGTGACGCTTTACGGTAACGATCCAGGATTGCGACCAGATATTTATGGAAAGATCGGTAATGCTGGTGTAAGCATCTGCTGTCTGGACGATGCTAAAAAATTATATTCTGGTTTTGACCTGTCGCATGCGATGACATCGGTTTCTATGACGATCAATGGTCCAGCGCCCATGTTGTTGGGATTCTTCATGAATGCTGCGATTGATCAAAACTGTGAACGTTTCATTACAGAAAATGGACTAGGCGATAAAGTAGAAGCAAAGCTCAAGGAAATCTATGATGACAATAATGTTGAAAGGCCTTCTTATTTAAACGCTCAAGGCGAAAAGGTGTATTCCAAAAACGGCCAGGTAGATACCAGCAAATTGCCAGAAGGCAATGATGGTCTTGGCCTGATGCTTTTAGGTCTGACGGGCGACCAGATATTGGAACCAGCAGATTATACAAAAATCAAAGCTGAAACGCTGGCGCAAGTGCGCGGTACCGTTCAAGCAGATATCCTAAAGGAAGATCAGGCACAAAACACGTGTATTTTCTCAACCGAATTTGCCCTGCGATTGATGGGTGACGTTCAAGAATACTTTATTGAAGAAAAAGTGCGCAACTTCTATAGCGTTTCTATTTCTGGATATCACATTGCAGAGGCCGGAGCAAACCCCATTACACAGTTGGCTTTTACACTGGCAAATGGATTTACCTATGTAGAATACTACTTGAGCCGCGGTATGGACATCAATAAATTTGGTCCTAACTTAAGTTTCTTCTTCTCAAATGGTATTGATCCAGAGTATTCTGTTATCGGTCGTGTGGCGAGAAAGATTTGGGCCAAAGCCATGAAGAATAAATACGGCGCTAACGAGCGTGCGCAGATGTTGAAATATCACATTCAGACCAGCGGTAGATCACTTCACGCACAAGAGATTGACTTCAACGATATTAGAACTACGCTGCAAGCTCTTTACGCTATAAATGACAATTGTAACTCGTTGCATACCAACGCCTATGACGAGGCGATCACCACACCAACGGAAGAATCGGTAAGACGTGCCATGGCCATCCAGTTGATCATCAATAAGGAATTAGGACTTGCCAAAAACGAGAACCCTATTCAAGGCGCCTTTATCATTGAAGAGTTGACAGAACTGGTTGAGGCTGCCGTTCTCGAGGAATTTGACCGCATCACAGAACGTGGTGGCGTGCTAGGTGCTATGGAAACCATGTATCAGCGCAGCAAGATCCAGGAAGAGTCCATGCATTACGAGATGTTGAAACACACCGGCGAGTTCCCGATCATAGGAGTGAACACGTTCTTAAGCTCGAAAGGTAGCCCAACGGTCCTACCAGCTGAGGTTATTAGAGCGACGGAAGAAGAGAAACAGGCTCAAATTGCTACTAAGGATAATTTGCATTCCGCTTTCGCGAAAGCGCAACAAGAACAACTTTCAAACATTCAACAAGCTGCCGTCGAACAAGGAAATATTTTTGAACACTTGATGGAAGCCACCAAAATCTGTACGCTAGGCCAGATCACTGAAGCTTTGTTTGAGGTAGGTGGTCAGTATAGGAGGAATATGTAG
- a CDS encoding serine hydrolase domain-containing protein has protein sequence MKLLPALLLVFLTISCSDPETVESSTPDEAMLYFPPVDGTTWETTTPESLGWDESKLAELYSFLENNNTRAFILLKDGKIASEKYWGKDLLERFDFDANSQWYWASAGKSLTSVLTGIGQDKGLLSIDDATQDYLGTGWTSMMAGQERRISIRNQLSMNTGLDFTNGNLSCTDPACLNYKSDPATEWYYYNAPYTLLHEVISIAGNASYNQLTDEWLENKIGMSGTWRELDQNNVYFSTARDAARFGLFNLARGTWDDQQILTEAYFSQMTQTSQNQNPSYGFLWWLNGKSETVFPSSTVAVNRPVTLNAPDDMFSALGKNGQIIDVVPSENLVLVRLGGNPDDAEIPIVMHDELWEILSQIIN, from the coding sequence ATGAAATTACTACCAGCCCTACTTCTCGTTTTCTTGACCATTTCCTGCTCTGATCCTGAGACGGTTGAGTCCTCAACACCTGATGAGGCAATGCTTTATTTTCCGCCAGTTGATGGTACGACTTGGGAAACAACAACTCCAGAAAGCTTGGGATGGGACGAGTCTAAACTAGCAGAATTATATTCCTTTCTGGAAAACAATAACACCAGAGCATTCATACTACTTAAAGATGGTAAAATAGCTAGTGAAAAATATTGGGGAAAAGACCTTCTGGAACGTTTTGATTTTGATGCTAATTCACAATGGTATTGGGCCAGTGCCGGAAAATCCTTGACCAGTGTTCTTACAGGAATTGGGCAAGACAAAGGACTTTTATCCATTGATGATGCCACCCAAGACTATTTAGGCACTGGATGGACATCCATGATGGCTGGTCAGGAACGCCGTATTTCTATTAGGAATCAATTGTCCATGAATACCGGACTGGATTTTACCAATGGCAATTTGAGTTGTACTGATCCAGCTTGTCTCAACTACAAATCAGACCCTGCAACCGAATGGTATTACTACAATGCGCCATATACATTGTTGCACGAGGTGATTTCTATAGCTGGAAATGCTAGCTATAACCAATTAACCGATGAATGGCTTGAAAATAAAATTGGTATGTCTGGTACCTGGCGAGAATTGGATCAAAATAATGTGTATTTCAGCACTGCCAGAGATGCGGCACGCTTTGGCTTGTTCAATCTAGCTCGAGGAACTTGGGACGATCAACAAATACTTACTGAAGCATATTTCTCGCAAATGACACAAACCTCACAAAATCAAAATCCGTCTTACGGTTTTTTATGGTGGTTGAATGGCAAGAGCGAGACTGTTTTTCCCTCTTCAACAGTCGCTGTCAATCGGCCAGTGACCTTGAATGCTCCTGATGATATGTTCAGCGCTTTAGGGAAAAATGGACAAATCATTGACGTGGTACCCAGTGAGAACCTAGTTTTGGTACGATTAGGAGGCAATCCAGATGACGCTGAAATTCCCATCGTGATGCACGATGAATTATGGGAAATCCTATCTCAAATTATCAATTAG
- a CDS encoding DUF1206 domain-containing protein — MSSSKKETLARIGIATKGIIYTILGGLTAYAAFNSRKNLTSSDGALEYIASQSFGKLLLIITIIGIAGYVFWRLYLVIKNPDGNSDSEAKSTVKRIGYFLSAVSYALLAYTAIEIILNSSQGGSGTQGWLSMILDQSWGSILVYLIALILLGKAIYELYRAYSGKFKKRIQNAELDHKAQSFLIKAGKAGFTARAIVFGIIAFLFFKAASQSDAQMAGGTKQAFSFLQEQGGLVLLGIVAFGLALYGIYLLASSRYRNIPIQ; from the coding sequence ATGAGCTCCAGCAAAAAAGAAACACTCGCCCGTATAGGTATCGCGACTAAAGGAATTATTTACACTATTTTAGGAGGATTGACGGCCTATGCAGCCTTTAATTCCAGGAAAAATCTCACCTCAAGCGATGGTGCGCTGGAATATATTGCAAGTCAAAGCTTCGGTAAATTACTGTTGATCATTACAATCATAGGAATCGCAGGATATGTTTTCTGGCGATTGTATCTCGTAATCAAGAATCCAGATGGTAATTCAGATTCAGAAGCCAAGTCTACCGTGAAACGTATTGGATATTTTTTGAGCGCCGTTTCCTATGCGCTGTTAGCGTACACCGCTATTGAAATTATTTTGAATAGTTCACAAGGTGGTTCTGGAACGCAAGGATGGCTTTCCATGATTCTGGATCAATCTTGGGGATCTATTTTGGTATACCTTATTGCATTGATCTTATTGGGTAAAGCCATTTATGAATTGTACAGGGCCTATTCCGGAAAGTTCAAAAAGCGTATTCAAAATGCAGAGCTTGACCACAAAGCACAATCCTTTCTAATTAAAGCCGGTAAAGCAGGTTTTACGGCTCGTGCGATCGTATTTGGGATCATAGCGTTTTTATTCTTTAAAGCAGCCTCACAATCTGATGCTCAAATGGCTGGAGGCACAAAACAGGCTTTTTCTTTTCTGCAAGAACAAGGTGGCCTGGTTCTTCTGGGCATTGTAGCCTTTGGCTTGGCTCTGTACGGCATCTATCTGCTGGCCAGTTCCAGATATAGAAACATTCCTATTCAGTAA